The Hyalangium gracile genome includes a region encoding these proteins:
- a CDS encoding DUF6345 domain-containing protein: MATRGRPSVPEAGTPEFDQQTQQMLRRLEEEESQAGIQMRVVLQAEQVGPGLVQEDVDAPTSYAANSFGAFSVERFAAASPLTYSHDDAQGWLTGAGIPPDFWFQDSGVAVWAYYEDYDNWQNRYGMDAVMAVYHSGHGGMDGNGVFYAAMGSNWAGQGTSAVSSRMALGNEHVRYIFWSASCSCRVHNGHNPMRTWHPANLGFRILFGYETANVDSPYYGSAFWKHWNANKSLSRAFLDASWYDISTHQSPAVVACGQDQADARNRLYNERYFSRDTVPRNWYAWTWYNPASSVVGVRSPVLHLPRRILTAQLAPNAPSMARTRSLLAQLPLGLRLSREVVARPDGTILHVEGERSLALRRDGTFDIQFAQPNRDSLNNPSLAMLLRTAQEFLSQAGLQREELVFDRVVHQYEASGSLQGSGSLEAPRIIETSIRFVQAIDGIPVVAPGLGSLTVTIDNDLNITSLSDRTRPVVRLIDQVSMRPPLPGASGPEAGLSAEELPDPEALLQAAWREHLKQWLLRGRLPRSFAVVPGSAEVGYALQGTIASLVARQEVEIDCGNDCLKRIVVQVPILP, translated from the coding sequence ATGGCTACTCGAGGTAGACCGAGTGTTCCCGAAGCAGGCACCCCTGAGTTCGATCAGCAGACGCAGCAGATGTTGCGCCGGCTGGAGGAGGAGGAATCCCAGGCCGGCATCCAGATGCGCGTGGTGCTGCAGGCGGAGCAGGTGGGGCCAGGGCTCGTGCAAGAGGACGTCGATGCCCCTACTTCCTACGCGGCCAACTCCTTCGGTGCATTCAGCGTCGAGCGGTTCGCCGCCGCCAGTCCTCTGACCTATTCCCACGACGACGCGCAGGGCTGGTTGACCGGCGCTGGGATCCCCCCCGACTTCTGGTTCCAGGACTCGGGCGTCGCGGTCTGGGCCTACTACGAGGATTACGACAACTGGCAGAACAGATATGGCATGGACGCCGTGATGGCCGTCTACCACTCCGGCCACGGCGGCATGGACGGCAACGGCGTCTTCTACGCCGCCATGGGCTCCAACTGGGCAGGCCAGGGCACCAGCGCCGTGTCCTCCCGCATGGCTCTGGGCAATGAGCATGTCCGCTACATCTTCTGGTCGGCCAGTTGCTCGTGCCGAGTCCATAACGGGCACAACCCGATGCGCACCTGGCATCCCGCCAACCTGGGCTTCCGCATATTGTTTGGTTACGAGACGGCCAACGTAGACTCGCCGTACTATGGCAGCGCGTTCTGGAAGCACTGGAATGCCAACAAGTCCCTCAGCAGGGCCTTCCTGGACGCCAGCTGGTACGACATCTCGACGCATCAGTCGCCAGCGGTGGTGGCCTGCGGGCAGGATCAAGCGGATGCGCGCAACCGGCTCTACAATGAGCGGTACTTCTCGCGCGATACGGTGCCCCGCAACTGGTACGCGTGGACCTGGTACAACCCGGCCTCCTCCGTGGTGGGAGTGCGCTCGCCAGTCCTCCACCTGCCCAGGAGGATCCTCACCGCCCAGCTGGCACCCAACGCCCCCAGCATGGCCCGCACACGCTCCCTGCTGGCGCAACTGCCTCTGGGTTTGCGGCTGTCGCGCGAGGTGGTCGCGAGGCCAGATGGCACCATTCTCCACGTGGAAGGCGAGCGCAGCCTGGCCCTCAGGCGGGATGGTACGTTTGACATCCAGTTCGCCCAGCCCAATCGCGACAGCCTGAATAATCCCTCGCTCGCGATGCTGCTCCGCACGGCGCAGGAGTTCCTCAGCCAGGCAGGTCTCCAACGCGAGGAGCTCGTCTTCGACCGCGTCGTCCACCAATACGAGGCCAGCGGTAGCCTTCAGGGTTCCGGGAGCCTGGAGGCTCCTCGCATCATCGAGACCTCCATCCGTTTCGTGCAGGCCATCGACGGCATCCCCGTGGTGGCACCGGGGCTGGGGAGCCTCACTGTCACGATCGACAACGATCTCAACATCACCTCCCTGAGTGATCGCACCCGCCCGGTGGTTCGACTCATCGATCAGGTGTCCATGCGCCCTCCGCTCCCGGGTGCATCCGGCCCCGAAGCCGGACTCTCCGCCGAGGAACTGCCAGACCCCGAGGCGTTGTTGCAGGCCGCCTGGCGGGAGCACCTCAAGCAGTGGCTGCTGCGTGGGCGGCTGCCGCGCTCCTTCGCGGTCGTCCCTGGCTCTGCCGAGGTGGGCTATGCCCTCCAGGGGACCATCGCGAGCCTGGTGGCGCGTCAGGAGGTGGAGATCGACTGCGGCAATGACTGCCTCAAACGCATCGTGGTGCAGGTGCCCATCCTCCCCTAG
- a CDS encoding C1 family peptidase, which produces MANDLGSPEFESVEGRISPQQTIAPARGATGPYAAYEKVVQPEKGMVFGTGWLPPMPDLRDYTPVTPVVAEMSARLGISPGHFAAALPSSIDLRRYCSPIDNQGALGSCTAHAAVGIVEYFQNRSYESYVEGSKLFVYKVTRNLMNVQGDTGAYLRYTMAALTYCGVPPEKYWPYTTVAKPGLNTPHGFDDEPSTFVYELAENYEAISYFRHDPSGVTPDTVLKSVKTYLAHGVPCMFGFFGFPSWQSGDVRGAFPVPCKDEQAIWGHAVAAVGYDDTITITNKRCGLKSTGALLIRNSWGADWGDQGYGWLPYEYVQNSLAVDFWSILGMRWVDTRRFGLETMHH; this is translated from the coding sequence ATGGCCAACGATCTTGGCTCCCCGGAGTTCGAGAGTGTGGAGGGGCGCATTTCTCCCCAGCAGACGATTGCCCCGGCTCGGGGGGCCACCGGCCCCTACGCGGCCTACGAAAAGGTGGTGCAGCCCGAGAAGGGCATGGTGTTCGGCACCGGCTGGCTGCCTCCCATGCCCGACCTGCGGGACTACACCCCAGTGACTCCAGTGGTCGCGGAGATGTCGGCCAGGCTCGGCATCTCGCCTGGACACTTCGCCGCGGCGCTGCCCTCGAGCATCGACTTGAGGAGGTACTGCTCGCCCATCGACAACCAGGGCGCACTCGGCTCATGCACGGCGCACGCCGCGGTAGGCATCGTCGAGTACTTCCAGAACCGCTCCTACGAGTCCTACGTCGAGGGCTCGAAGTTGTTCGTCTACAAGGTCACGCGCAACCTCATGAACGTACAGGGGGATACGGGCGCCTATCTGCGATACACCATGGCAGCGCTCACCTACTGCGGCGTCCCTCCGGAGAAGTACTGGCCCTACACCACCGTCGCAAAACCCGGGCTGAACACTCCGCATGGATTCGACGATGAGCCGAGCACGTTCGTCTACGAGCTGGCCGAGAACTATGAGGCCATCTCCTACTTCCGCCACGATCCGTCGGGCGTCACTCCCGACACCGTCTTGAAGAGCGTCAAGACGTACCTCGCCCATGGCGTCCCCTGTATGTTCGGCTTCTTCGGGTTCCCCTCGTGGCAGAGTGGGGATGTCCGCGGCGCGTTCCCGGTGCCTTGCAAGGACGAGCAAGCCATCTGGGGACATGCCGTCGCCGCGGTCGGGTATGACGACACCATCACCATCACGAACAAGCGGTGCGGCCTCAAGTCGACAGGCGCCCTCCTCATTCGCAATTCGTGGGGTGCCGACTGGGGGGACCAGGGTTATGGCTGGCTGCCCTACGAATACGTGCAGAACTCCCTGGCGGTCGACTTCTGGTCCATCCTGGGCATGAGATGGGTGGATACGCGGCGCTTCGGACTGGAGACGATGCACCACTGA
- a CDS encoding DUF6345 domain-containing protein, giving the protein MDKPSRQPISETKQPSLDLTTQQLLQRVEEEETQATTQLSVVLQPEQVGNPFSQEVLSARAFSEDYYGAFSVEQFASASPLSYTHDDAQGWLAYVEQFKPRNFWYQDSGVGVWAYYEDYDNWQDTYGMDAVMAVYHSGHGSMDGNGVFYAAMGSNWAGQGTSAESSRMALGNEQVRYIFWSTCYSCRVRNGHNPMRTWHPANLGFRMLFGYETVSVDAPNYGSAFWRHWNTGKSFSRAFLDASWYDISTHQSPAVVACGQDQADARNRLYNERHFSFDAVPRNWYAWTWYNPASSAAGVRAPSLRLPERIVTVQFAPNAASMSRARSLLARLPLAMRLPREVAAGPDGTILHLEGDRRMALMQDGTYEIQFAQPNRDSRNTPSLATLLRTAQDFLIQAGLNREELAFDRIIHRYECSGSPQGSGILETPRIVETTIRFTQSIDGVPVVAPGLGSVAVTIDNDLNITSLVDRTRPVARAAERISMEPPIPGGNARAEGVSAGSLPEPEDLLQAAWQKKMQQWLLRGPMPRSFAVVPGSAEVGYAIRGNTGILVARQEVEVDCGNNFFKRFVVEEPILP; this is encoded by the coding sequence ATGGACAAGCCTAGCAGGCAGCCCATTTCCGAGACGAAGCAGCCGAGCCTCGATCTGACGACGCAGCAGTTGCTGCAGCGGGTGGAAGAGGAGGAGACCCAGGCGACCACGCAGCTGAGCGTGGTGCTGCAGCCAGAGCAGGTGGGGAACCCATTCTCGCAGGAGGTCCTCAGCGCCCGCGCCTTCTCCGAGGACTACTACGGCGCATTCAGTGTCGAGCAGTTCGCCTCGGCCAGTCCTCTTTCCTATACCCATGACGATGCGCAGGGCTGGCTGGCCTACGTGGAGCAATTCAAGCCACGCAACTTCTGGTACCAGGACTCGGGCGTCGGCGTCTGGGCCTACTACGAGGACTACGACAACTGGCAGGACACCTACGGAATGGACGCCGTGATGGCGGTCTACCACTCCGGCCACGGCAGCATGGACGGCAACGGCGTCTTCTACGCCGCCATGGGCTCCAACTGGGCAGGCCAGGGCACCAGCGCCGAGTCCTCCCGCATGGCCCTGGGCAACGAGCAGGTGCGCTACATCTTCTGGTCGACCTGCTACTCGTGCCGCGTCCGCAACGGCCACAACCCGATGCGCACCTGGCATCCCGCCAACCTGGGCTTCCGCATGTTGTTCGGTTACGAGACGGTCAGCGTGGACGCGCCGAACTACGGCAGCGCGTTCTGGAGGCACTGGAACACCGGCAAGTCCTTCAGCAGGGCCTTCCTGGACGCCAGCTGGTACGACATCTCGACGCATCAGTCGCCAGCGGTGGTGGCCTGCGGGCAGGATCAAGCGGATGCGCGCAACCGGCTCTACAATGAGCGGCACTTCTCGTTCGACGCGGTGCCTCGCAACTGGTACGCGTGGACCTGGTACAACCCGGCTTCCTCCGCGGCGGGGGTGCGCGCGCCAAGCCTGCGGCTGCCGGAGCGGATCGTCACTGTCCAGTTCGCACCGAACGCCGCCAGCATGTCCCGGGCGCGGTCCCTGCTGGCACGCCTACCGCTCGCGATGCGGCTGCCGCGCGAGGTGGCAGCCGGGCCGGACGGCACCATTCTCCACCTGGAGGGGGATCGCCGGATGGCCCTCATGCAGGACGGGACGTACGAGATCCAGTTTGCCCAGCCCAACCGCGACAGCCGCAACACCCCCTCGCTGGCGACGCTGCTCCGCACGGCGCAGGACTTCCTGATCCAGGCAGGCCTCAACCGCGAGGAGCTCGCCTTCGATCGCATCATCCACCGCTACGAGTGTAGCGGCAGCCCGCAGGGCTCCGGCATCCTGGAGACTCCGAGGATCGTCGAGACGACCATTCGCTTCACCCAGAGCATCGACGGTGTGCCTGTCGTGGCGCCCGGCCTGGGCAGCGTGGCGGTGACGATCGACAACGATCTCAACATCACATCGCTGGTCGATCGCACCCGTCCGGTGGCTCGAGCCGCGGAGCGGATCTCCATGGAGCCCCCCATCCCCGGTGGGAACGCCCGCGCAGAGGGAGTCTCGGCCGGGAGCTTGCCCGAGCCGGAGGATCTGTTGCAGGCGGCCTGGCAGAAGAAGATGCAGCAGTGGCTGCTGCGTGGACCGATGCCCCGGTCCTTCGCGGTCGTCCCTGGCTCGGCGGAGGTCGGCTACGCCATCCGAGGCAACACGGGAATCCTGGTGGCGCGTCAGGAGGTGGAGGTCGACTGCGGCAATAACTTCTTCAAGCGCTTCGTGGTGGAGGAGCCCATCCTGCCGTAG